One segment of Bdellovibrionales bacterium DNA contains the following:
- a CDS encoding mechanosensitive ion channel, producing the protein MDEFFPRLFVSLNNLNSTVLFNLGQTPITLGKIVLVSFAIWFFYFLSIAIEGAIHRTLARKDIDPGMKEAIERFTRYGVFTMGVLITMAYMGINLRSLETFGAVLGVGIGFGLQNITQNFISGIILLTERPIKRGDIVDVGGNLGRVLDIRARSTLVLTQNDVVIVVPNSEFITKPVINQSFTGNKTRYIISINVSSSNDLQFVKQTLIEIAARNTQVLKTPPPSVIFKNFADTKLEFGLAVWLDELWFSDMILSDLRFEIDRVFKEKQINLPSGNLDINIKSLPKDKKVNL; encoded by the coding sequence ATGGATGAATTTTTTCCCCGGCTTTTTGTCTCTCTGAATAATTTAAACTCCACTGTATTATTCAATCTGGGGCAGACACCGATCACCTTAGGCAAAATTGTCTTGGTGAGTTTTGCGATTTGGTTTTTTTACTTCCTCTCCATCGCCATCGAGGGCGCCATCCACCGCACATTGGCAAGAAAAGACATCGATCCGGGGATGAAGGAGGCCATCGAGCGCTTCACCCGCTACGGGGTCTTCACGATGGGTGTGCTCATCACCATGGCTTACATGGGAATTAATCTTCGAAGTCTCGAAACTTTTGGAGCGGTTCTTGGGGTGGGTATCGGTTTCGGTCTTCAGAACATCACGCAGAACTTTATTTCGGGAATTATCTTGCTGACGGAAAGACCCATCAAACGCGGGGACATCGTCGATGTGGGCGGCAACCTCGGTCGAGTTCTCGATATTCGCGCCCGCTCCACCCTGGTTCTCACTCAAAACGATGTGGTCATCGTTGTTCCAAACTCGGAATTCATCACTAAGCCCGTCATCAATCAGTCTTTTACCGGAAATAAAACACGCTACATAATTAGCATTAATGTCTCTTCGTCCAATGACCTTCAATTTGTAAAGCAAACCCTCATCGAAATTGCCGCACGCAACACACAGGTTCTAAAAACTCCCCCTCCGAGCGTCATCTTTAAAAATTTCGCCGACACCAAACTAGAGTTTGGTCTTGCGGTATGGCTCGATGAATTATGGTTTAGTGACATGATTCTTTCGGACTTACGGTTTGAAATCGACCGAGTTTTTAAAGAAAAACAGATTAATCTTCCCTCTGGAAATTTGGATATTAATATTAAATCTCTGCCGAAGGATAAAAAGGTAAATTTATGA
- a CDS encoding 1-acyl-sn-glycerol-3-phosphate acyltransferase, whose amino-acid sequence MLKKILRIPLLLRAMIIGPAVGLWTLFCSVICVAMVSVGLPQRIYMTWISALWARMALWMSFVRVEISGEEHIPDKRGFLFVFNHTSHYDILVLFAHSPRYFFFGAKSELFSIPLFGAAMKSVGILPIERKNREKVMAIYREAEARVAKGDSFALAPEGTRQPGHGTLGEFKTGPFYFAINAKMPIVPVIMRGCEEIMPKKSLWINPKHFILTVKLQFLEPIETTGMTEDHVNELKQRVREKMMQALQSPTFNY is encoded by the coding sequence ATGTTAAAGAAGATTCTTAGGATTCCATTACTTCTACGAGCCATGATCATCGGTCCCGCGGTCGGGCTATGGACTCTCTTCTGCTCAGTGATCTGCGTGGCCATGGTTTCCGTGGGGCTTCCTCAACGCATCTACATGACCTGGATCAGTGCTTTGTGGGCGAGAATGGCTCTCTGGATGAGCTTTGTGCGCGTGGAAATTTCGGGAGAGGAGCATATTCCCGACAAACGCGGTTTCTTGTTCGTTTTTAATCACACCAGCCACTACGACATTCTGGTTTTATTTGCTCATTCTCCGCGCTACTTTTTCTTTGGCGCGAAAAGTGAGCTCTTCTCAATTCCGCTCTTTGGAGCCGCGATGAAGAGCGTTGGTATTTTACCCATCGAAAGAAAAAATCGCGAGAAGGTGATGGCGATCTACCGAGAGGCCGAAGCACGGGTGGCCAAAGGCGATTCATTTGCCCTCGCACCGGAAGGCACGCGGCAACCGGGACATGGAACTCTGGGCGAATTTAAAACAGGCCCATTTTATTTTGCGATCAATGCGAAAATGCCAATAGTGCCGGTGATCATGCGGGGCTGTGAAGAGATCATGCCCAAAAAATCACTTTGGATTAATCCGAAACATTTCATATTAACTGTAAAATTGCAATTCTTGGAGCCCATCGAAACGACGGGCATGACGGAAGATCACGTCAACGAACTCAAGCAGCGCGTTCGAGAAAAAATGATGCAAGCGCTGCAATCTCCAACATTCAATTATTGA
- a CDS encoding glycosyltransferase, translated as MWNDVEKGTAPFSFVNLILMRILHLSKYYHPFRGGIEKVIKELSEASIALGHEVTVICSSQDYSRHEETINGVHVIRWPRLFSLFSQPVTPTIFTELKNFVDKYDVIQLHTPNPLMEFALLKLELKKPLIVTYHCEVLRKTPLNGFYEKVAQDVLKRAETVVVATQEHVKYSKFLNAVSEKCVTIPFGIQERWSQRSLEMNDRLKDIKSKYPRYFLFIGRMVTYKGVNILLEAMKSVDAQLLLIGKGPRLKQWKKLKEDFKLENRVTFLDQVEADLDFAAYIYGADALVLPSINEAEAFGLVLLEAMSCGKPVITTDLKSGVRFVNQSGVTGLSVPPSDARALAQAMNTMHSNNDLRLKMGENARKHFEAHFTLDQFVNSYMRLYQDLGSKQNVA; from the coding sequence TTGTGGAATGATGTTGAAAAGGGGACAGCCCCATTCAGTTTTGTTAACCTTATTCTAATGCGAATTCTCCATCTCAGTAAGTACTACCATCCCTTCCGCGGCGGGATCGAAAAAGTCATCAAAGAACTTTCGGAAGCCTCAATTGCTCTAGGTCACGAGGTGACGGTGATTTGCTCCAGTCAGGATTACTCACGGCATGAGGAAACGATCAACGGAGTGCATGTCATTCGTTGGCCGCGTTTATTTAGTCTATTTTCACAGCCGGTGACACCCACCATTTTTACCGAACTCAAAAACTTTGTCGACAAGTATGACGTGATTCAGCTGCATACGCCAAATCCGTTAATGGAATTTGCGCTTTTAAAGCTCGAACTCAAAAAGCCTTTAATCGTCACGTACCACTGTGAAGTTTTACGAAAAACTCCTCTCAATGGCTTTTACGAAAAAGTCGCACAAGACGTCTTAAAGCGAGCCGAAACTGTGGTTGTTGCGACTCAGGAACACGTGAAATATTCGAAATTTTTAAATGCTGTTTCCGAAAAATGCGTGACAATTCCATTTGGAATTCAGGAGCGGTGGAGTCAGCGTTCGTTAGAGATGAATGATCGACTTAAAGACATTAAATCAAAGTACCCCCGTTATTTTTTATTCATCGGGCGGATGGTCACCTATAAAGGCGTCAATATCCTTCTCGAGGCGATGAAGAGCGTCGATGCTCAGTTACTTTTGATTGGTAAGGGTCCAAGGCTTAAGCAATGGAAAAAATTAAAAGAAGATTTTAAGTTAGAGAATCGGGTGACCTTTTTGGATCAGGTCGAAGCGGATCTCGATTTTGCGGCTTATATTTACGGGGCCGATGCGCTCGTACTCCCATCGATCAACGAAGCCGAAGCTTTTGGTTTAGTTTTATTAGAGGCCATGTCGTGTGGAAAACCGGTCATCACTACCGATTTAAAATCAGGAGTGCGTTTTGTGAATCAAAGTGGGGTTACCGGTCTTTCCGTACCTCCGAGTGATGCTCGCGCCCTGGCGCAGGCGATGAACACGATGCACTCAAACAACGACCTCCGACTAAAAATGGGAGAGAATGCTCGAAAGCATTTTGAAGCGCATTTCACCTTAGATCAGTTTGTGAACTCCTACATGCGGCTTTATCAGGACCTCGGCTCCAAACAAAATGTCGCTTAA
- a CDS encoding HD domain-containing protein, with product MRPVMEFQQAIEQFLEDVFTRLKKHDVETYEHCHRVGEMTFKLAQALSLSKEDQSIAYYAGALHDIGKLLIPEEIINKPGKLTNEEYDVVKKHAQYGVDLLEPLQHLPFFKKVREAVLYHHERIDGKGYYNLTEQQIPVASKLILICDTVDAMTQDRAYRKGLPLSVACDELIRCSGTQFDAHMVDVFLEAVIPDALPKAA from the coding sequence ATGCGCCCAGTGATGGAATTTCAACAGGCAATCGAACAATTTCTTGAAGACGTTTTTACTCGTCTTAAAAAACATGACGTAGAAACCTACGAGCACTGCCATCGTGTGGGTGAGATGACTTTCAAACTCGCTCAGGCCTTGTCACTTTCCAAAGAAGATCAGTCGATCGCGTATTATGCGGGGGCGCTTCATGATATTGGGAAACTTTTAATTCCCGAAGAAATCATTAATAAGCCTGGAAAACTCACCAATGAAGAGTATGACGTCGTAAAAAAACATGCGCAGTATGGAGTTGATTTATTAGAACCACTTCAGCATCTTCCATTTTTTAAAAAGGTGAGAGAAGCGGTCCTTTATCATCATGAGCGGATCGATGGGAAAGGGTATTACAATTTAACCGAACAGCAAATTCCTGTGGCTTCAAAACTGATTCTGATTTGCGACACTGTCGATGCAATGACTCAGGACCGCGCCTATCGAAAAGGTCTTCCGCTGTCCGTCGCTTGCGACGAACTCATTCGCTGTTCAGGCACTCAATTCGACGCCCACATGGTCGACGTCTTCTTGGAAGCCGTCATTCCCGACGCTCTCCCCAAAGCCGCCTAA
- a CDS encoding DUF4926 domain-containing protein gives MPKSQDRVELTKNLPEENLKAGDRGVVVHCYQGNNAFEIEFLDQKGNTLSKSITVTLEKSHLKLVTPSKL, from the coding sequence ATGCCAAAATCTCAAGATCGCGTCGAACTGACGAAAAACCTTCCCGAAGAAAACCTAAAAGCCGGCGACCGCGGCGTAGTGGTGCACTGCTATCAAGGCAACAATGCCTTCGAAATCGAATTCCTCGATCAAAAAGGAAACACCCTCTCGAAATCCATCACTGTGACCCTTGAAAAGTCCCACCTTAAACTAGTGACACCGAGCAAATTGTAA
- a CDS encoding aldo/keto reductase — protein MGIAKLKKNPLEKLSNFPYRRLGRTEYQVSPICFGSLRLTPENEMYKESLRVALSHGINFIDSSGSYGDGASELLIGEVIQEKISTNEIERDQIVISTKIGSLQGRALNDALKRDKLGHPFPNLLKVNEYLGHCISPDYIEFQITSSLRRLNLEYIDIVYIQSPELILTQTKSKEDMMRALKKAFEHLEVEVVKGRIKYYGIASSALLKKDIATDHINLQDVYNIAQAIRSNHHFAGVQIPFNLFETFAHSEKNQKGQSVFEIAEKLDLGTVTCRPLTSHHRDKLHHFITFPERDEATIKGKLHQNLLELVEMEKEMMSKLSVYPNLNWGHFLRDHLESICDLWKWTNYVQKQLRPKTIEQLSYLPFDPHWDIWRNRYLQKINLVTRLVTESLESISNLRTNQISFYLDGKSPEFVESKKLSNKVTQIYLSFQQIDSIIMGLGSPDYVKDLLSIHKVPETKDILPLISEIKMRF, from the coding sequence ATGGGAATAGCTAAACTCAAAAAGAATCCTCTCGAGAAACTTTCAAACTTTCCGTACCGCCGCTTAGGACGCACGGAATATCAAGTTTCACCAATCTGCTTCGGAAGCTTGCGATTAACGCCAGAAAACGAAATGTACAAGGAGTCTCTTCGAGTGGCCCTATCCCATGGAATTAATTTTATCGATTCCAGCGGAAGCTACGGCGACGGCGCCTCGGAACTTCTCATTGGGGAAGTGATTCAAGAGAAGATTTCCACCAACGAAATCGAAAGAGATCAAATTGTGATCTCCACAAAAATTGGTTCTCTGCAAGGGCGCGCTCTCAACGACGCTCTCAAACGAGATAAACTGGGCCACCCCTTCCCGAATCTTTTAAAAGTGAACGAGTATCTCGGGCACTGTATTTCTCCCGACTACATTGAATTCCAGATCACCTCTTCTCTCCGCCGACTCAACTTGGAATATATCGATATCGTCTACATTCAAAGCCCGGAATTAATTCTTACCCAGACAAAGTCCAAAGAAGACATGATGAGAGCCCTTAAAAAAGCCTTCGAGCATTTGGAAGTGGAAGTGGTCAAAGGACGCATTAAGTATTACGGAATCGCCTCAAGTGCATTACTCAAGAAAGACATTGCTACGGACCACATCAATCTGCAGGACGTCTATAATATCGCGCAGGCGATTCGCAGCAATCACCACTTCGCGGGCGTACAAATTCCATTTAACCTGTTTGAAACCTTTGCTCACTCGGAAAAGAACCAAAAAGGACAAAGCGTTTTCGAAATCGCCGAAAAGTTAGATTTAGGAACGGTCACGTGCCGACCTCTAACGAGCCATCATCGCGATAAACTTCATCACTTCATCACTTTCCCTGAGCGCGACGAAGCGACAATCAAGGGTAAACTCCACCAGAATCTTTTAGAGCTTGTGGAGATGGAAAAAGAAATGATGAGTAAACTCTCGGTTTATCCTAATTTAAACTGGGGTCACTTTTTAAGAGATCATTTGGAGAGCATTTGTGATTTGTGGAAGTGGACCAATTATGTCCAAAAGCAATTGCGTCCAAAAACAATCGAACAGCTCTCCTACCTCCCCTTTGATCCTCACTGGGATATCTGGAGAAATCGCTATTTACAAAAAATCAATTTAGTCACACGCCTAGTGACAGAGAGCCTTGAGAGCATCTCTAATCTTCGCACCAACCAGATTTCATTTTATCTTGATGGTAAGAGCCCTGAGTTTGTGGAAAGTAAAAAGCTTTCAAATAAAGTCACGCAGATCTATTTAAGTTTTCAGCAGATCGACTCTATAATTATGGGACTGGGTTCTCCGGACTACGTGAAGGATCTATTATCGATTCACAAAGTGCCAGAGACTAAAGATATACTCCCCCTCATCTCTGAAATAAAAATGCGGTTTTAA
- a CDS encoding Maf family nucleotide pyrophosphatase has translation MKILLASESKYRRQLLDRLRLKYSHAAPLVDEELLKQTALVSPLDLPLYLARKKAESLLKTNLGGITIGCDQMAFLENEPLNKPGTKDKAIRQLTAMQGKTHTLVTAMAVHKDEQWFTHVDTTSLSMRPLSAEEVSSYVDLENPVDCAGSYKVEGLGIALFDSITTQDFTAITGLPLLALRRILTQLGLRIF, from the coding sequence ATGAAAATCTTATTGGCCAGCGAATCCAAATATCGCCGCCAGCTTTTAGATCGTTTGCGCCTAAAATATTCTCATGCGGCTCCACTGGTGGACGAGGAACTCCTTAAGCAAACCGCCTTGGTTTCGCCATTGGATCTCCCTCTGTATCTCGCTCGAAAAAAAGCGGAAAGCTTATTAAAAACGAATCTCGGCGGCATCACAATCGGTTGCGACCAAATGGCTTTTTTGGAGAACGAGCCGCTCAATAAACCTGGAACTAAAGATAAAGCCATTCGCCAACTGACAGCGATGCAAGGCAAAACTCACACTTTAGTGACCGCGATGGCGGTTCATAAAGATGAGCAATGGTTCACTCACGTTGACACAACCTCGCTTTCCATGCGCCCACTGAGTGCCGAAGAGGTCTCCAGTTATGTCGATCTCGAAAATCCGGTGGATTGTGCCGGTAGTTATAAGGTCGAAGGTCTAGGTATAGCTCTCTTTGATTCCATAACAACTCAGGATTTTACGGCCATAACAGGACTTCCGCTGCTCGCCCTTCGTCGAATTCTTACACAATTAGGCTTAAGGATTTTTTAA
- the hisS gene encoding histidine--tRNA ligase encodes MSGQLQPVRGTRDLYGPELKSMLHIVEQSRQVAEHYGFENFETPIFESTDVFKRTLGDTSDIVTKEMYTFEDKGGDFLTLRPEGTAGIARAAISNGMLRETPLKFFYQGPMFRHERPQKGRYRQFYQMGVELLGVASPVADAEVIALGWAILKKLGLSENVTLELNTLGDTESRKGYRDTLTQYFKSCQTLLSPDSIQRIDKNPLRILDSKAEQDQDLIAKAPKFSEHLNAESKEFFGKVRESLDALQIPYKINEKLVRGLDYYCHTVFEFTTTDLGAQNAVLSGGRYDGLIKMMGGAHTPGVGWAAGLDRLALMMKPVDEKNAVIGVVPFDETAETPALVVAQKLRDLRIPTLMPYSGNLSKRFKKLDRENCLGAVVVFNENPLRYEFKDFSSGTQTTMEFSAMMSHLQNLFPQSRP; translated from the coding sequence ATGTCTGGTCAGTTACAGCCCGTTCGCGGAACTCGTGATCTTTACGGGCCAGAATTAAAAAGTATGCTCCATATCGTTGAGCAATCCCGCCAAGTGGCGGAACATTACGGCTTTGAAAATTTCGAAACGCCTATCTTTGAATCCACAGATGTTTTCAAGCGCACCTTAGGAGACACGAGCGATATCGTGACGAAAGAGATGTACACTTTCGAGGATAAAGGCGGCGACTTTTTAACCTTACGCCCCGAAGGAACGGCGGGAATCGCGCGGGCCGCGATCTCCAACGGAATGTTGCGAGAAACACCGCTCAAGTTTTTTTACCAGGGCCCCATGTTTCGCCATGAGAGACCGCAAAAAGGCCGCTATCGTCAGTTCTATCAAATGGGAGTGGAATTGCTCGGCGTAGCCTCTCCGGTGGCCGATGCGGAAGTGATCGCCCTGGGATGGGCCATACTTAAAAAACTGGGCTTAAGCGAAAATGTCACATTGGAACTCAACACGCTCGGTGATACTGAAAGTCGTAAGGGCTATCGCGATACGCTCACTCAGTATTTTAAATCTTGCCAAACTCTACTTTCGCCCGACAGCATTCAACGCATTGATAAAAATCCCCTACGAATTCTCGATTCGAAAGCCGAGCAAGATCAAGATCTGATTGCAAAGGCCCCGAAGTTCTCTGAACATCTCAATGCGGAATCGAAAGAGTTTTTTGGCAAGGTGCGGGAATCCCTGGACGCACTCCAGATTCCCTACAAGATCAACGAGAAATTGGTTCGCGGACTTGATTATTACTGCCACACTGTCTTTGAGTTCACGACCACCGATCTCGGAGCACAAAACGCAGTGCTATCGGGGGGGCGCTACGACGGCCTGATCAAAATGATGGGGGGCGCTCATACACCCGGCGTAGGCTGGGCCGCAGGCTTAGATCGCCTGGCTCTGATGATGAAACCGGTGGACGAGAAAAATGCGGTGATCGGAGTCGTTCCTTTTGATGAGACCGCCGAAACTCCGGCGTTGGTCGTTGCGCAAAAACTTCGCGATCTTCGCATTCCTACACTCATGCCCTACTCTGGCAATTTGTCGAAGCGTTTTAAAAAATTAGATCGTGAGAACTGCCTGGGAGCCGTCGTGGTTTTTAACGAAAATCCTCTCCGCTATGAATTTAAAGATTTTTCCAGCGGGACCCAAACCACCATGGAATTTTCGGCAATGATGTCGCACTTACAGAATCTTTTTCCTCAGAGCCGCCCATGA
- a CDS encoding YebC/PmpR family DNA-binding transcriptional regulator: protein MGKSWKNPHKVESANKKGAIISKLAKEISVATKLGGPDPGTNPRLRLAIDAAKEQSCPKDTIERAIKKGSGQLDDKSVIEEVTYEGFGPHQVGIIVECQTDNRVRTAPDIRFIFKKNGGMMGEQGSVAWMFDRVGLVEGTYSKGEFDADEEAIEVGANDVVKNADGSCSFYGAPEDLDQLQKALMARGWEIKTAELSYVAKNKTSLTEEQKKEVYELLDVLDDNEDTSKIHTTLE, encoded by the coding sequence ATGGGTAAAAGTTGGAAAAATCCACACAAGGTCGAATCAGCGAACAAAAAAGGTGCAATCATTTCTAAACTGGCGAAGGAGATTTCCGTCGCCACAAAGCTTGGCGGTCCTGACCCTGGAACCAATCCACGACTGCGTTTAGCGATTGACGCGGCCAAAGAGCAGTCGTGCCCTAAAGACACTATTGAACGAGCCATCAAAAAAGGTTCGGGCCAACTCGATGACAAAAGCGTCATCGAAGAAGTCACCTACGAAGGCTTTGGACCCCATCAAGTGGGTATCATTGTTGAATGTCAAACCGACAACCGCGTGCGCACCGCCCCCGACATTCGTTTTATCTTTAAAAAAAATGGCGGCATGATGGGCGAACAAGGCAGCGTGGCTTGGATGTTTGATCGTGTGGGGCTGGTCGAAGGCACGTATAGCAAAGGCGAATTTGATGCGGACGAAGAGGCCATCGAAGTGGGCGCCAACGATGTCGTTAAAAACGCCGATGGCTCCTGCTCATTTTATGGAGCACCCGAGGATCTCGATCAGTTGCAAAAAGCTTTAATGGCTCGCGGTTGGGAAATCAAAACGGCGGAATTGTCCTACGTGGCCAAAAACAAAACTTCCCTGACCGAAGAGCAAAAGAAAGAAGTTTACGAACTTCTCGATGTTCTCGACGACAACGAAGACACCTCAAAAATTCATACGACTCTGGAGTAA